A window of the Streptomyces sp. NBC_00250 genome harbors these coding sequences:
- a CDS encoding flotillin family protein, protein MDFLTAGLGVLVAVVLIIAVALLFVVSRLFRKVEQGKALIVSKMRKVDVTFTGQIVLPVLHKAEVMDISVKTIEISRTGRDGLICRDNIRADIRISFFVRVNKTVDDVIKVAQAIGTERASDKDTLQELFNAKFSEALKTVGKQLDFTDLYTKREELRYRIIEIIGIDLNGYSLEDAAIDYLEQTPLAQLDPGNILDAQGIRKITELTAVENVRTNEFRQHEQKEITRQNVDAREAILELERRQADAEIKQKREIDTVRAREEAETARVVEEERLRAQSAFLRTEEQLGIQRENQAREVAVAQKNRERVIAVENERIEKDRLLEVIARDRETELTRISAEKEVESERRDIAEVIRERIAVDRTVAEQEESIRRLRTVEEAERTRQAIVIAAEAEAQEKLVKDIKAAEAAEQAAVHRAAEELTLAEARNKAADMDARAKIRLAEGVQAEAAAEGLAAVQVREREAGVIEKAGRAEAEATEARLRAEAVGTREKALAEATAIGEKLKAEAAGLTEKAAAMAALDEASRAHEEYRLRLEAEKDIRLAGLDVQRQVAEAQATVLATGLEHADINIVGGESVFLDRLVQSIALGKSVDGFMDHSRTAQALAGPWLNGEGSFTEDLTKVLGSLTSADVQNLSVSALLAKVMKSGVLDAGAGAGSSAGSSGIGVLDGAVKS, encoded by the coding sequence ATGGATTTCCTGACCGCGGGCCTCGGCGTGCTCGTCGCCGTCGTCCTGATCATCGCCGTCGCTCTGCTGTTCGTCGTCAGCCGGCTGTTCCGGAAGGTGGAGCAGGGCAAGGCGCTGATCGTCTCCAAGATGCGGAAGGTCGACGTGACCTTCACCGGACAGATCGTGCTGCCCGTCCTGCACAAGGCCGAGGTCATGGACATCTCGGTGAAGACCATCGAGATCTCCCGGACCGGCCGGGACGGCCTGATCTGCCGGGACAACATCCGCGCGGACATCCGGATCTCGTTCTTCGTACGGGTCAACAAGACCGTCGACGACGTCATCAAGGTCGCCCAGGCCATCGGCACCGAGCGGGCGAGCGACAAGGACACGCTGCAGGAGCTGTTCAACGCCAAGTTCTCCGAGGCGCTGAAGACGGTCGGCAAGCAGCTGGACTTCACCGATCTGTACACCAAGCGCGAGGAACTGCGGTACCGGATCATCGAGATCATCGGCATCGACCTCAACGGCTACAGCCTGGAGGACGCGGCCATCGACTACCTGGAGCAGACCCCGCTCGCCCAGCTCGACCCGGGCAACATCCTCGACGCCCAGGGCATCCGCAAGATCACGGAACTGACCGCCGTCGAGAACGTCCGCACGAACGAGTTCCGCCAGCACGAGCAGAAGGAGATCACCCGGCAGAACGTCGACGCCCGCGAAGCCATCCTGGAGCTGGAGCGGCGTCAGGCCGACGCCGAGATCAAGCAGAAGCGCGAGATCGACACCGTACGGGCCCGGGAGGAGGCCGAGACCGCCCGGGTGGTGGAGGAGGAGCGGCTGCGGGCACAGAGCGCGTTCCTCAGGACCGAGGAGCAGCTCGGCATCCAGCGGGAGAACCAGGCCCGAGAGGTGGCCGTCGCACAGAAGAACCGCGAGCGGGTCATCGCCGTCGAGAACGAGCGGATCGAGAAGGACCGTCTCCTCGAGGTCATCGCCCGGGACCGGGAGACCGAACTGACCCGCATCTCCGCCGAGAAGGAGGTGGAGTCGGAGCGCCGGGACATCGCCGAGGTGATCCGCGAGCGGATCGCGGTGGACCGCACGGTCGCCGAGCAGGAGGAGTCCATCAGGCGGCTCCGTACGGTCGAGGAGGCCGAGCGCACCCGGCAGGCGATCGTCATCGCCGCCGAGGCGGAGGCCCAGGAGAAGCTCGTCAAGGACATCAAGGCGGCGGAGGCGGCCGAGCAGGCCGCCGTGCACCGGGCCGCCGAGGAACTCACCCTGGCCGAGGCCCGCAACAAGGCCGCCGACATGGACGCCCGCGCCAAGATCCGCCTCGCCGAGGGAGTGCAGGCGGAAGCGGCGGCCGAGGGGCTCGCGGCGGTGCAGGTCCGCGAGAGGGAGGCCGGTGTCATCGAGAAGGCCGGCCGCGCGGAGGCCGAGGCCACCGAGGCACGGCTGCGAGCCGAGGCCGTCGGCACCCGGGAGAAGGCCCTCGCCGAGGCGACCGCGATCGGCGAGAAGCTGAAGGCGGAGGCAGCCGGTCTGACCGAGAAGGCGGCGGCGATGGCCGCGCTCGACGAGGCTTCCCGGGCCCACGAGGAGTACCGCCTCCGGCTGGAGGCGGAGAAGGACATCCGGCTCGCCGGGCTCGACGTCCAGCGGCAGGTCGCTGAGGCCCAGGCGACCGTCCTGGCCACCGGTCTGGAGCACGCCGACATCAACATCGTCGGCGGGGAGTCCGTCTTCCTCGACCGGCTCGTGCAGTCGATCGCCCTCGGCAAGTCCGTCGACGGCTTCATGGACCACTCGCGGACGGCGCAGGCGCTCGCCGGGCCCTGGCTGAACGGGGAGGGGTCCTTCACCGAGGACCTCACCAAGGTCCTGGGCTCCCTGACCAGCGCAGACGTTCAGAACCTCAGCGTCTCCGCGCTCCTGGCGAAGGTCATGAAGTCGGGCGTACTCGACGCGGGCGCCGGTGCCGGCAGCAGTGCCGGCAGCAGCGGCATCGGTGTCCTCGACGGCGCCGTCAAGAGCTGA
- a CDS encoding PucR family transcriptional regulator, with amino-acid sequence MALLIPARQERVEGVSGEAGGAVTEQDTTVDHLEGFAEILTGVCATGRRLTREERAALRSRGDRAAKAGIGLRALVRAHLSAAQHVASGLSRGAAEHLLSAVEQAVDAFAEGHELAQHLAVRQEEAHRREFIDDLLHGRSGLGLIAERAERFGLLLSHAHAVAVAQGRESYGDGYEVIRTVEASLAARFGNRRILLTTKDGRLICIAPADEPEVLAHFAKQAYAATDGGQVAVGRPHPGPGGVVHSYEEALNALELAARMDLNEPVLYAADLLVYPVLTRDRQAMADLVRTVLGPLQEARGGAGPLLETLTAYFDTGCVSAQAARQLSLSVRAMTYRLARIHRLTGSDPTDPVQRYTLQTAVIGARLLDWPTQPL; translated from the coding sequence ATGGCACTCTTGATCCCCGCGCGTCAGGAACGCGTCGAGGGCGTGTCGGGGGAGGCGGGAGGGGCCGTGACGGAGCAGGACACGACGGTGGACCATCTGGAGGGGTTCGCCGAGATCCTGACGGGAGTGTGCGCGACCGGCCGCAGGCTCACCCGTGAGGAACGGGCGGCACTGCGGTCCCGCGGGGATCGGGCCGCGAAGGCCGGCATCGGTCTACGGGCCCTCGTCCGGGCCCATCTCTCGGCCGCTCAGCACGTCGCCTCCGGCCTGTCGCGGGGCGCCGCCGAGCATCTCCTGAGCGCTGTCGAGCAGGCCGTCGACGCCTTCGCCGAAGGCCACGAGCTGGCACAGCACCTGGCGGTGCGTCAGGAAGAGGCACATCGTCGGGAGTTCATCGACGACCTGCTGCACGGCCGCAGCGGTCTCGGCCTGATAGCCGAACGCGCCGAGCGCTTCGGGCTGCTCCTCTCGCACGCCCACGCCGTGGCCGTCGCCCAGGGGCGGGAGTCGTACGGCGACGGCTACGAGGTCATCCGTACCGTCGAGGCCTCGCTCGCCGCCCGCTTCGGCAACCGCCGCATCCTGCTCACCACCAAGGACGGCCGGCTGATCTGCATCGCACCCGCCGACGAGCCCGAGGTGCTGGCCCACTTCGCCAAGCAGGCGTACGCCGCGACCGACGGCGGCCAGGTCGCCGTCGGCCGACCCCATCCGGGTCCGGGCGGTGTCGTCCACTCCTACGAGGAAGCCCTCAACGCCCTCGAACTCGCGGCCCGCATGGACCTGAACGAACCGGTCCTGTACGCCGCCGATCTCCTGGTCTACCCCGTCCTCACCCGCGACCGGCAGGCCATGGCCGACCTCGTACGCACCGTGCTCGGCCCCCTCCAGGAGGCGCGCGGCGGTGCGGGCCCCCTCCTGGAGACCCTCACCGCCTACTTCGACACCGGATGCGTCAGCGCCCAGGCCGCCCGCCAACTGAGCCTGAGCGTCCGTGCCATGACGTACCGCCTCGCCCGCATCCACCGCCTCACCGGGTCGGACCCCACCGACCCCGTCCAGCGCTACACCCTCCAGACGGCAGTGATCGGCGCGAGACTCCTCGACTGGCCCACGCAGCCACTGTGA
- a CDS encoding FtsX-like permease family protein, with amino-acid sequence MSAVWRASRGAVKRRRLQTFVIGLVVLCSTTTVLLALGLLAAASGPFDKAYAEQRGAHTVATFDTTKVSPEQLARTARQPGVEAAAGPFGQAVVDIPERWLWTAGGSLTVVGRADPAGPVDRVELLEGHWATAPGEIVVNWSVEGSPGPELLGTKLENPGGPTLTVVGFAASMSKSASAWVSPEQMAALHPSSAQMLYRFTESSTDAQLAAGLAGVTAGLPEESLTGAQSHLALKQAFSALVDSYLPFMTLFGVLGLLVSVLIVGNVVSGAVVSGYRHIGVLKALGFTPNQVVAVYLTMLSVPAVAGCLLGTLLGNVLAAPILKVAFTGIDVGRASVGDIDPWVSVVCLLGMPALVLLAALVPALRAHRLPAAQAISAGSAPRTGRGLRVQRILGATRLPRPVSLGLGQPFARPGRTLLTMAAIVLGVTTVTLSTGLTSTMLAFGNVGREDGGARIQVAAGEPGDARTIPRLSDRQIDERLRSLPGAAGVRARALTQANMTGQNQPVFADFYRGDDFPYTHTIVKGRAPTAAGEIVAGPSFLTQRGLKVGDRVGLELGGRRISAIVVGQLIEGNARALEATWQTLAQLAPHTRAGEYTVRLAPGTDARAYAEAVEALDPGLRASVADSESTGTTTVVTFSTVFTVLLTLVASLGVFNTVLLNTRERRRDLGMLKSIGMTPRQVVVMTVTSVAALGAAGGLLGIPLGVVAHRLVVDNVGVVSFPAHMKDVWHAPQLAAMLLAGVAIAVLGALVPARSAARTTIASVLHTE; translated from the coding sequence ATGAGCGCCGTCTGGAGAGCGTCACGCGGGGCCGTGAAGCGCCGTCGGCTCCAGACCTTCGTCATCGGACTCGTCGTCCTCTGCTCCACCACGACCGTCCTGCTGGCGCTGGGGCTCCTGGCCGCCGCCTCGGGTCCCTTCGACAAGGCGTACGCCGAACAGCGCGGAGCCCATACGGTGGCGACCTTCGACACCACGAAGGTCTCGCCGGAGCAGCTGGCCCGGACCGCCCGGCAGCCAGGGGTGGAGGCCGCGGCCGGGCCTTTCGGGCAGGCCGTCGTCGACATCCCCGAGCGCTGGCTCTGGACGGCGGGCGGCAGCCTCACCGTGGTGGGCCGAGCCGATCCGGCCGGACCTGTGGACCGGGTCGAGCTACTGGAAGGCCACTGGGCCACCGCGCCCGGCGAGATCGTCGTCAACTGGTCCGTCGAGGGCTCCCCGGGCCCGGAGTTGCTGGGCACCAAGCTGGAGAACCCCGGAGGACCGACGCTGACCGTCGTCGGGTTCGCCGCGAGCATGAGCAAGTCGGCGAGTGCCTGGGTGTCACCCGAGCAGATGGCCGCGCTGCATCCGTCCTCCGCCCAGATGCTCTACCGCTTCACGGAGTCCTCCACGGACGCCCAGCTGGCCGCCGGGCTGGCCGGGGTCACCGCGGGACTGCCCGAGGAGTCGCTCACCGGCGCACAGTCCCACCTGGCCCTCAAGCAGGCCTTCTCCGCGCTCGTCGACTCCTATCTCCCGTTCATGACGCTCTTCGGCGTCCTCGGCCTGCTGGTCTCCGTCCTGATCGTCGGAAACGTGGTCAGCGGGGCGGTCGTGTCCGGGTACCGGCACATCGGGGTGCTCAAGGCCCTGGGCTTCACACCGAACCAGGTCGTCGCCGTCTACCTGACCATGCTCTCCGTTCCGGCCGTCGCGGGCTGCCTCCTGGGCACCCTGCTCGGGAACGTGCTGGCCGCTCCGATCCTGAAGGTCGCGTTCACCGGCATCGATGTGGGCCGAGCCTCCGTCGGCGACATCGACCCATGGGTCTCCGTCGTCTGTCTCCTGGGCATGCCCGCCCTCGTCCTGCTGGCCGCGCTGGTCCCCGCGCTGCGCGCCCACCGGCTCCCCGCGGCTCAGGCGATCAGCGCGGGCAGCGCGCCGCGCACCGGGCGCGGGCTGCGCGTCCAGCGGATCCTCGGCGCCACCCGGCTGCCGCGCCCGGTCAGTCTGGGTCTGGGCCAGCCGTTCGCCCGCCCCGGCCGCACCCTGCTGACCATGGCCGCCATCGTTCTCGGGGTCACCACCGTGACACTGTCGACCGGACTGACCAGCACCATGCTGGCGTTCGGCAACGTCGGGCGGGAGGACGGCGGCGCCAGGATCCAGGTGGCGGCGGGGGAGCCGGGCGATGCCCGGACGATTCCCCGGCTCAGCGACCGGCAGATCGACGAACGGCTCCGCTCCCTTCCGGGCGCGGCGGGGGTACGGGCCCGCGCACTGACCCAGGCGAACATGACCGGGCAGAACCAGCCGGTCTTCGCCGATTTCTACCGCGGGGACGATTTCCCGTACACCCATACGATCGTCAAGGGCCGGGCGCCGACGGCGGCGGGCGAGATCGTGGCCGGACCGTCGTTCCTGACCCAGCGAGGACTGAAGGTCGGTGACCGGGTCGGTCTGGAACTGGGCGGCAGGCGGATCTCCGCGATCGTCGTGGGTCAGCTCATCGAAGGCAACGCCCGGGCCCTGGAGGCCACCTGGCAGACCCTCGCCCAGCTCGCACCGCACACGCGCGCCGGCGAGTACACGGTACGGCTCGCGCCCGGCACCGACGCGCGTGCGTACGCCGAGGCGGTCGAGGCGCTCGACCCGGGCCTGCGCGCGTCGGTGGCGGACTCGGAGAGCACCGGCACGACCACCGTCGTCACCTTCTCGACGGTGTTCACGGTGCTGCTGACCCTCGTCGCCTCGCTCGGCGTCTTCAACACCGTCCTGCTGAACACCCGCGAGCGGCGCCGGGACCTGGGCATGCTCAAGTCGATCGGAATGACCCCCCGTCAGGTGGTGGTGATGACAGTGACCTCCGTCGCCGCGTTGGGCGCGGCCGGTGGGCTGCTCGGCATTCCGCTGGGGGTCGTGGCGCACCGCCTCGTCGTGGACAACGTCGGAGTGGTCTCCTTCCCGGCCCATATGAAGGACGTGTGGCACGCGCCGCAGTTGGCCGCGATGCTCTTGGCGGGTGTGGCGATCGCAGTCCTCGGCGCCCTGGTCCCGGCCCGGTCGGCGGCGAGGACGACCATCGCCTCGGTGCTGCACACCGAGTGA
- a CDS encoding ABC transporter ATP-binding protein, with translation MTTDQGNARHVVVRLEDVHKEYGDAKALDGLSLEIRAGDAVAVMGPSGCGKSTLLNMVAGLDRPTSGTVEVQGHDLGQLNETGLALFRRRNVGMIFQFFNLIDDLPVLDNVALVAQLTGTPARQARRRALELLDELGVAERRNNYPATLSGGERQRVAVARSLMNRPALLLADEPTGALDSRSGEQVMDLLIDLNQIGQTLLIVTHDPQLATRCASRLIRVADGRVAGESALEARV, from the coding sequence ATGACAACTGATCAAGGAAACGCCCGGCACGTGGTGGTGCGGCTGGAAGACGTGCACAAGGAGTACGGCGACGCGAAGGCCCTGGACGGCCTGTCGCTGGAGATCAGGGCGGGGGACGCGGTCGCCGTGATGGGCCCCTCGGGCTGCGGCAAGTCCACCCTGCTCAACATGGTGGCCGGCCTGGACCGGCCGACCTCGGGCACGGTCGAGGTGCAGGGTCATGACCTCGGACAACTGAACGAGACCGGATTGGCGCTGTTCCGGCGGCGGAACGTCGGCATGATCTTCCAGTTCTTCAACCTCATCGACGATCTGCCCGTCCTCGACAACGTGGCGCTGGTCGCGCAGCTGACCGGCACCCCGGCCCGGCAGGCGCGCCGCCGTGCCTTGGAGCTCCTCGACGAACTCGGCGTCGCCGAACGCCGGAACAACTATCCGGCGACGCTCAGCGGCGGCGAGCGGCAACGGGTCGCCGTGGCCCGGTCCCTGATGAACCGTCCCGCGCTGCTGCTGGCCGACGAACCGACCGGGGCTCTCGACAGCCGCTCGGGGGAGCAGGTGATGGACCTGCTGATCGATCTCAACCAGATCGGACAGACCCTGTTGATCGTCACCCACGACCCGCAGCTGGCCACTCGCTGCGCCAGCCGGCTGATCCGGGTCGCCGACGGCCGGGTGGCCGGCGAAAGCGCACTGGAGGCGAGGGTATGA
- a CDS encoding sensor histidine kinase, whose product MWGSGTIWLVIALAAAVGAAGYLFVAVVRARRLHRAAVEERGWLLERERESAAQIAVDAERARIAAELHDIVSHNVSLMVVQAGAAREVLATMPDEAAAAMSAVEDAGRNTMTELRHLLGLLAPAQDGDDKPYGMDLSPQPSLSRLGPLIDRISFAGLPVEVRVSGEPRPLPTGIDVTAYRIIQEALTNALKHGDGAKAEVTVRYADHYLRVEVLNSGPSVLSAGRPSRGGPVPGRANVTGRTDGTGRANGTGRGLLGLRERVGVYGGDLDARRRLGGGYRVRARIPLDRP is encoded by the coding sequence GTGTGGGGATCCGGGACGATCTGGCTGGTCATCGCCCTGGCGGCAGCAGTGGGCGCCGCCGGGTACCTGTTCGTGGCGGTGGTCCGGGCCCGGCGGCTGCACCGGGCGGCCGTCGAGGAGCGCGGCTGGCTGCTTGAGCGGGAGCGGGAGAGTGCGGCACAGATCGCGGTCGACGCCGAGCGGGCCAGGATCGCGGCCGAGCTCCACGACATCGTCAGCCACAACGTGAGCCTCATGGTGGTCCAGGCCGGGGCCGCCCGCGAGGTGCTGGCCACGATGCCGGACGAGGCCGCGGCGGCGATGAGCGCCGTCGAGGATGCCGGGCGGAACACGATGACCGAGCTACGACACCTGCTCGGCCTGCTCGCACCAGCACAGGACGGCGATGACAAGCCCTACGGTATGGACCTGTCACCGCAGCCGAGCCTGAGCCGACTCGGCCCGCTGATCGACCGCATCTCCTTCGCCGGCCTGCCCGTGGAGGTACGCGTCTCCGGTGAGCCGCGCCCCCTGCCGACCGGGATCGATGTCACCGCCTATCGGATCATTCAGGAGGCCCTGACCAATGCCCTCAAACACGGGGACGGAGCGAAAGCCGAGGTGACCGTGCGGTATGCGGACCACTACCTGCGAGTCGAGGTGCTGAACAGCGGACCGAGCGTCCTGTCGGCCGGCCGGCCCTCGCGAGGTGGGCCGGTCCCGGGCCGAGCGAACGTAACGGGCCGAACCGACGGGACGGGCCGAGCGAACGGAACGGGACGCGGGTTGCTCGGTCTGCGGGAGCGGGTCGGCGTCTACGGCGGTGACCTGGACGCCCGCCGCCGCCTCGGCGGCGGCTACCGCGTCCGCGCCCGGATCCCGTTGGACCGGCCATGA
- a CDS encoding response regulator transcription factor — MTTGTEPAPRVVIADDQELVRTGFRLILTARGIDVVGEAGDGVEAVAAVRRLRPDVVLMDIRMPVMDGLEAARHVLAQAPDCRVIMLTTFDLDSYVYAALAAGASGFLLKDVTSAHLAAAVRLVDTGDALLSPSITRRLVERFAGGTGSGPATPAVHRDLAALTPREREVLTLMGRGLSNAELARQLTLSEATVKTHVARIFGKLTLRDRAQAVVLAYETGLVSPGESAADDDPRR, encoded by the coding sequence ATGACGACGGGTACCGAGCCCGCCCCTCGCGTCGTGATCGCCGACGACCAAGAGCTGGTCCGCACCGGCTTCCGCCTGATTCTGACCGCCCGCGGTATCGACGTGGTGGGTGAGGCCGGCGACGGGGTCGAGGCCGTGGCCGCCGTACGGAGGCTGCGGCCCGACGTCGTGCTCATGGACATCCGGATGCCGGTCATGGACGGTCTGGAGGCCGCCCGCCACGTACTCGCACAGGCGCCGGACTGCCGGGTGATCATGCTGACCACCTTCGACCTCGACTCGTACGTCTACGCCGCCCTCGCCGCCGGAGCCAGCGGCTTCCTGCTCAAGGACGTCACCTCCGCACATCTGGCCGCCGCCGTACGCCTGGTCGACACCGGCGATGCCCTGCTTTCGCCCTCGATCACCCGCCGCCTGGTGGAGCGCTTCGCCGGCGGCACCGGTTCGGGCCCCGCGACGCCGGCCGTCCACAGGGACCTGGCCGCGCTGACGCCGCGCGAACGCGAAGTGCTGACACTCATGGGCCGAGGGCTGTCCAATGCCGAACTGGCACGGCAACTGACCCTCAGCGAGGCGACGGTGAAGACCCATGTGGCCCGGATCTTCGGCAAACTCACCCTCCGCGACAGGGCGCAGGCCGTCGTCCTCGCGTACGAGACAGGACTCGTCTCACCGGGAGAGTCCGCCGCCGACGACGATCCCCGCCGATAG
- the sigJ gene encoding RNA polymerase sigma factor SigJ codes for MDNAAVERFEAGRGRLASLAYRLLGSAADAEDAVQDTFLRWQAADRERVEVPEAWLTKVVTNLCLDRLRSAQARHERAAGAWLPEPLLEGDPMLGPADTFVQRESVSLAVLILLERLSPVERAAYVLREAFSYPHAEIAGILDITESASQQHVHRARRRVTAERRGGDEVDPASARRIVEEFLAAATSGRTERLVALLTDDVTAVSDGAGLARRLLRYKTRERVASYVRAGFRPTPAKRRLAGGSPAFHVALVNGSPAVLAVVDDRVVGTVAFEVGDGKVAALYGIAAADRLVRLGEAWRQHEPDAPVIASW; via the coding sequence ATGGACAACGCAGCCGTCGAACGGTTCGAGGCCGGCCGGGGCCGGCTGGCCTCCCTCGCGTACCGTCTGCTCGGCTCGGCCGCCGATGCCGAGGACGCCGTGCAGGACACGTTCCTGCGCTGGCAGGCCGCCGACCGCGAACGGGTCGAGGTGCCGGAAGCCTGGCTGACCAAGGTCGTCACCAACCTCTGCCTCGACCGGCTCCGCTCGGCGCAGGCGCGCCACGAGCGTGCGGCCGGTGCCTGGCTGCCCGAACCGCTCCTCGAGGGCGACCCGATGCTCGGCCCGGCCGACACCTTCGTACAGCGCGAATCGGTGTCCCTGGCCGTATTGATCCTCCTGGAGCGCCTTTCACCGGTCGAGCGGGCCGCCTACGTCCTGCGTGAGGCCTTCTCGTATCCCCACGCCGAGATCGCCGGGATCCTCGACATCACCGAATCCGCGAGCCAGCAACATGTCCACCGGGCCCGACGCCGGGTCACCGCGGAGCGCCGCGGCGGCGACGAGGTGGACCCCGCGTCCGCGCGCCGGATCGTCGAGGAGTTCCTCGCCGCCGCCACGTCGGGCCGCACCGAACGACTGGTGGCGCTGCTCACCGACGACGTGACGGCGGTTTCGGACGGCGCCGGACTGGCCAGGCGATTGCTCCGGTACAAGACGCGCGAGCGCGTCGCCTCCTACGTGCGCGCCGGCTTCAGGCCCACGCCGGCGAAGCGGCGGCTGGCCGGCGGGTCCCCGGCGTTTCATGTCGCGCTGGTCAACGGCTCCCCGGCCGTCCTCGCCGTGGTCGACGACCGGGTCGTGGGCACCGTGGCGTTCGAAGTCGGCGACGGCAAGGTGGCGGCCCTGTACGGCATCGCCGCCGCGGACCGCCTCGTGCGTCTCGGCGAGGCGTGGCGGCAGCACGAACCCGACGCGCCGGTCATTGCCTCATGGTGA
- a CDS encoding NAD(P)/FAD-dependent oxidoreductase codes for MKHRIVVLGAGYAGAFAAGNLARRLSPADVEITVVNAVPDFVERMRLHQLAIGQDLAVRKLADVFAGTGVRLRLARVTGVDPERGTVAVTGEDGDGELAYDTLLYTLGSTVAHHGVPGVAEHAFDVTGRSSALRLRERMNTLGAGGTVLVVGEGLTGIETATEFAESRPDLSVALAARGELGAWLSPKARRHLRRAFDRLGVTVHEHTGIEAVEPTRAIAADGTSIPADVTVWSAGFAVHPIAAVGGLEVAETGQIVVDRTMRSVSHPDVYAAGDCAYAIGENGRPLPMSCASAGFTNMQATATIIARLTGGEIPTVGLKYHGNHISLGRRDAIFQMVDGDVRSKSWYLGGRTAARLKSGVLLGAGWGIAHPTFGLPKRRRRVATAPEQVGVRVAA; via the coding sequence ATGAAGCACCGCATCGTCGTCCTCGGCGCCGGATACGCCGGGGCCTTCGCCGCCGGAAACCTGGCCCGTCGGCTTTCTCCCGCCGACGTCGAGATCACCGTCGTCAACGCCGTGCCCGACTTCGTCGAGCGGATGCGGCTCCACCAGCTCGCGATCGGCCAGGACCTCGCGGTCCGCAAGCTCGCCGACGTGTTCGCCGGCACCGGGGTGCGGTTGCGCCTGGCGCGCGTCACCGGTGTCGACCCCGAGCGCGGAACCGTCGCGGTGACCGGCGAGGACGGCGACGGCGAACTCGCGTACGACACGCTCCTCTACACGCTCGGCAGCACCGTCGCCCACCATGGCGTCCCCGGCGTGGCCGAGCACGCCTTCGATGTGACCGGCCGGTCCTCGGCACTACGACTGCGCGAGCGCATGAACACCCTGGGCGCGGGCGGCACCGTGCTGGTCGTCGGTGAGGGGCTCACCGGCATCGAGACCGCCACCGAGTTCGCGGAGTCGCGGCCCGACCTCTCCGTCGCGCTCGCCGCCCGCGGCGAGCTGGGCGCCTGGCTCTCCCCGAAGGCCCGCCGCCACCTGCGCCGGGCCTTCGACCGGCTCGGCGTCACCGTCCACGAGCACACCGGCATCGAAGCCGTCGAGCCGACCCGGGCGATCGCCGCCGACGGTACGTCCATCCCGGCCGACGTCACGGTGTGGTCGGCCGGGTTCGCCGTGCACCCCATCGCGGCCGTCGGCGGTCTGGAGGTCGCCGAGACGGGGCAGATCGTCGTCGACCGCACCATGCGCTCGGTCTCGCACCCGGATGTCTACGCCGCCGGTGACTGCGCCTACGCGATCGGCGAGAACGGCCGGCCGCTGCCGATGTCCTGCGCCTCGGCCGGCTTCACCAACATGCAGGCGACCGCCACGATCATCGCTCGCCTGACGGGCGGCGAGATCCCGACCGTCGGACTGAAGTACCACGGCAACCACATCAGCCTCGGGCGGCGGGACGCGATCTTCCAGATGGTGGACGGGGACGTCCGGTCGAAGTCCTGGTACCTGGGCGGCCGGACCGCCGCGCGACTCAAGTCGGGCGTGCTCCTGGGGGCCGGGTGGGGCATCGCCCACCCGACCTTCGGCCTGCCGAAGCGCAGGCGCCGGGTGGCCACCGCGCCTGAGCAGGTCGGAGTGCGGGTCGCCGCCTAG